The DNA region GAAGCGTGGCCGACGCAGCCGTTCTCGGCGCTCCCGCCACTGAGCCCGCATCGCATCACGCCCGACGACGCGTTCGGCGCCGACAGCGCGGACCGCGCCGCGTGCCGCGCGATGCTCGCCGGCCTGCGCAACGACGGCATCTTCACGCCGCCCAGCCTGCGCGGCACGCTCGCGGTGCCGTCGAACATCGGCGGCGCGCACTGGGGCGGCGTGGCCTTCGATCCCGCGCGGCAGCTGGCCGTCGTGCCCGTGAACACGATCGCGGCGGTGGTGCAGTTGATCCCGCGCGAGCGCATGGGCGATCCGCGCGAGGCGGGGTGGGAGTACGCCGCGATGCGCGGCACGCCGTACGGGATGCGTCGCAGGCTGCTGCTCTCGCCCGCGGGCGTGCCGTGCACGCCGCCGCCGTTCGGCGCGCTGGTGGCCGTGAACGTCGAGACCGGGACGATCGCCTGGCGCGTCCCGCTCGGCACGCCGATCCCGATCGCGCCGTCGCGCGGCGCCGGCGAGGCGACGGTGGCGCGGGCGGCGGTCGCCACCGGCGCCGCGGCGCATGCGGACACGCTGCGCGCGCGCACGCTCGGCTCCCCCAACCTCGGCGGCCCGATCGTCACCGCGGGTGGGCTGGTGTTCGTGGGCGCCACGCTCGACCAGCAGCTGCGCGCGTTCGACGTCGAGACGGGGCGCGAGCTGTGGCGCGCCGCGCTGCCCGCCGGTGCGAAGGCGACGCCGATGACCTACGCGGTGCGCGGACGGCAGTACGTCGCGGTGGCGGCGGGCGGCGACGGCGACGCGTTCGGGAAGTCGGACGAGATCGTGGTGTTCGCGCTGCCGCGATGATCGCAGAACGGCGCGCCCGACCCTGAACTGCGAACTGCATTAGACAGGATTGGACGGATTGGACGGACAAGAGCCGGATTACGCTCCGCGTGGTGCATGGGCCGTCGCCGCCACACAGGAAGTAATCCGATCTTGTCCGTCGAATCCGTTGTAATCTTGTCCAATGCAGTTCGGGCCCCGCGCGCGGAGCTACCCGAGCTCGAACGCCCCCGCCTGCTCCGCGCGGAAGCGGCGGCTCCAGAGCAGCGCCGAGCCGTCGCGCAGCACGATGCGGTAGTCGCCGTGCGACCAGGGCTGCAGCTCGCGGATCGCATCCAGCCGCACCACGTCCGAGCGGTTGACGCGGAGGAAGCGCGCCGGATCCAGGCGCGCCGCCAGCTCGCCGATCGTGCCGCGCACGCGGAACGTTCCCGTCGCCGTGTGCAGCGCGACGTAGTTGCGCTCGGCGCGCGCCAGCTCGACGTCTTCGACGGACAGCAGTCGCGCCCCCTGCGCGTCCTGCACGAGGAGGTGGCGGAGCACCGGCGCCGGCGGCGCATCGAGTGCCTGCAGCCGCGCCGCGCGCTCCGCCTCCGCCGCCGGCGTGCGCGGACGCGACCGCACCCGGTCGATCGCCTCACGCAGCCGCTCCGCCGTCACGGGCTTGAGCAGGTAGTCGAGCGCGCGCACCTCGAAGGCGCGCAGCGCGTGCTCGTCGTGCGCGGTGACGAAGACGACCGGCGGCATCGCCCCCACGCCGACGGCGGCCACGACGCCGAAGCCGTCGAGCACGGGCATCTGCACGTCGAGCAGCACCAGGTCCGGCGTCAGCGCGCCGATGCGCTCCACCGCCTCGGCGCCCGTCTCCGCCTCGCCGGCCAGCGCGACGTCCGGCATCGCCGAGAGGAGCCGCGCGAGCTTGCGGCGCGCGGGCGCCTCGTCGTCGACGACCAGCACGCGCAGCGGCTCGCTCATGCGACGGCCACCGCCTCCATCGGCGCGACGACCGCTGGCGCCTCGCGCGCCGGGATGCGCACCACGACCTCGAAGCCGCCGTCGCGCGCGTCGCCCGCGCGCAGCGTGTGCGCGGCGCCGTAGAGCAGCTGCAGCCGGCGCGCGGTGGCCGCGAGCCCCGTCCCCGACGCCAGCGCGTCGCGTCCCGGCGCGAGCCCCGGTCCGTCGTCGTGCACGCGCAGCTCCAGCTGGTCGTCGATGCGCGTGACATCGATGCGCACCACGCCGCGCCCCGTCGTCGCCACGCCGCCGTGCCGCACCGCGTTCTCCACCAGTGGCTGCAGGAGCATCGACGGGACGAGGCACGCCGATGCGGCGGGCGACGCGTCCACGTGCACCGTCAGCCGGTCGCCGAAGC from Roseisolibacter agri includes:
- a CDS encoding LytR/AlgR family response regulator transcription factor, with protein sequence MSEPLRVLVVDDEAPARRKLARLLSAMPDVALAGEAETGAEAVERIGALTPDLVLLDVQMPVLDGFGVVAAVGVGAMPPVVFVTAHDEHALRAFEVRALDYLLKPVTAERLREAIDRVRSRPRTPAAEAERAARLQALDAPPAPVLRHLLVQDAQGARLLSVEDVELARAERNYVALHTATGTFRVRGTIGELAARLDPARFLRVNRSDVVRLDAIRELQPWSHGDYRIVLRDGSALLWSRRFRAEQAGAFELG